The proteins below come from a single Clarias gariepinus isolate MV-2021 ecotype Netherlands chromosome 17, CGAR_prim_01v2, whole genome shotgun sequence genomic window:
- the LOC128505675 gene encoding C-C motif chemokine 19-like: MVRNSVTVQAGGLLLLSLLFIFWNSAGATDGAQDCCLTTVDKKIPQNLVKSYYVQTQVAGCRLSATVFVTKKGKHLCAPPATKNNWVKKLINKLNKKKTSKRKSE; the protein is encoded by the exons aTGGTGAGAAACAGCGTGACAGTGCAGGCAGGTGGTCTCCTGCTTCTCTCTTTGCTCTTCATCTTCTGGAACTCTGCAGGAG CCACTGATGGAGCACAAGACTGCTGTTTGACGACTGTGGACAAAAAAATCCCACAAAATCTGGTGAAGTCCTACTACGTTCAGACTCAAGTCGCCGGCTGCAGACTGTCGGCCACAGT TTTTGTCACAAAGAAAGGCAAGCATCTGTGCGCACCTCCTGCAACAAAGAACAACTGGGTTAAAAAGCTGATCAATaagctgaacaaaaaaaaaacatccaaac GAAAGTCGGAGTAG